The Arcobacter porcinus sequence GTTTTAAAGAGTTTCTATCAAAATCTATTTGAACAATATTTGCAGAGCAAGATGTGAAAATATCTGTTAGGTTTTGTAAAGCACCTGGTTTGTCCATTAAAGTTACAATTAAATTCATTTTTCTATGAGATTTGATTAAACCTTTTTCAATAATAAGTGAAAGCATTGTTACATCAATATTACCACCACTAACAACTGCACAAACTTTTTTCCCACTAACATTTATTTTATCATGCATTATTGCAGCAACACTAACAGCACCAGCTCCTTCAACCATAAGTTTGTGTTTTTCAAGTAAAAATAAAATTGCATTTGCTGTCTCATTATCACTTACTTCAACTATCTCATCTACATATTCTAAAATAATATCAAGAAGCTTTGGAGTTACATCACGAACAGCAATTCCATCTGCAATTGTTCTAACACTACTTGAGTCAATTGGCATTCTTGCTTCGAAGCTATCTTTCATTCCTCTTGCACCACTTGCAACAACACCTGTTATTTTAATATTTGGATTTATTGATTTTGCAGCTATTGCAACACCTGCTATTAAACCACCACCACCAATTGGTACAACAATTTCATCAATATCTTCAATGTTTTCTAAAATTTCTAATGCAATTGTTCCTTGACCTGCTATTACTTCATCATCTGCAAAAGGGTGAACAAACTCTTTGCTTTTTTCTTTTGCAAATTTAATTGCACTTGCATATGCTTCGTCAAAATTTTCTCCAGTTAAAACAACATTTGCACCATATGATCGAACACCGCTAACTTTTGTCAAAGGAGTTGCTTCTGGCATAAAAATTGTAGCTTCGCATCTAAAATATTGTGCAGCAAAAGCTAATCCTTGAGCATGATTTCCAGCACTTGCAGCAACAACACCTGCTTCTCTTTTTTTATCATCAAGCATTGCAACTTTATTAAAAGCACCTCTTAATTTAAAACTACCAGTTATTTGAAGATTATCCTCTTTTAAATAGACTTGAGCATTTTTCTCTTTGCTTAAAATTGGAGCTTTCATTAATGGAGTTTTTGAGATTGTATTTTCTAATCTTTTTTTTGCATCTTTTATATCATTTAGTGTAATCATCTTCTATCTTTTTCTCGAATTTTAGAGATAATTCTATCTAAAATCAAATTAAAGCTATTAAGAAAAGATAATTAAAAAAGAGATAATAAGAGAAATATCTCTTATTATCTATAAATTATGAGTTTTTTACTATTTTTACAGCTTCAACAAGGTTTTTTAAACTCTGTTTAACTTCTGGCCATTTTCTTGTTTTTAATCCACAATCAGGATTTATCCATAGTTGTTCTTTTGGTAAAACTTCAATTAAAGCTTTAATCTGATTAACCATCTCTTCTACACTTGGAACTCTTGGACTATGAATATCATAAATTCCAGGTGCAATCTCATTTTTATAGTTTGTCTCTTTAAATATTTTTAGAAGTCTATTTCCACTTCTTGCAGTTTCAATAGATATAACATCAGCATCCATTGCTTCAATAGTTTTTATAATATCATTGAAGTCACTATAACACATATGAGTGTGAATTTGAGTATCTATTTTTGCACTACTTACAGATAATCTAAAATTATCAACTGCCCATTTTTCATAGTTTTTTATATTTTCTGCTCTTAAAGGATAACCTTCTTTAAATGCCGCTTCATCAACTTGAATCATCTTAATTCCAGCATTTTGTAAATCATCTACCTCTTTATTAATTGCAAGTGCAATTTGTTTTGTAACTTCACTTCTAGCAATATCATCTCTTACAAATGACCAGTTAAGAATAGTAACTGGACCTGTTAGCATTCCTTTTACTATTTTTTTAGTTTTGCTTTGAGCATATTTAATCCAATCAACAGTCATAGCTTTTGGTCTGCTTACATCACCAAAAATTACAGGTGGTTTTACACATCTACTTCCATAAGATTGAACCCAAGCATTTTTTGTAAATACAAAACCATCAAGTAGTTCACCAAAATACTCAACCATGTCATTTCTTTCTGGTTCTCCATGAACTAAAACATCAAGTCCAATTTCATCTTGAAATGCAATACAATCATCAATATATTTTTTTATCTCATTTTCATATTGCTCTTTTGAAATAG is a genomic window containing:
- the ilvA gene encoding threonine ammonia-lyase: MITLNDIKDAKKRLENTISKTPLMKAPILSKEKNAQVYLKEDNLQITGSFKLRGAFNKVAMLDDKKREAGVVAASAGNHAQGLAFAAQYFRCEATIFMPEATPLTKVSGVRSYGANVVLTGENFDEAYASAIKFAKEKSKEFVHPFADDEVIAGQGTIALEILENIEDIDEIVVPIGGGGLIAGVAIAAKSINPNIKITGVVASGARGMKDSFEARMPIDSSSVRTIADGIAVRDVTPKLLDIILEYVDEIVEVSDNETANAILFLLEKHKLMVEGAGAVSVAAIMHDKINVSGKKVCAVVSGGNIDVTMLSLIIEKGLIKSHRKMNLIVTLMDKPGALQNLTDIFTSCSANIVQIDFDRNSLKLDFGEAHVTIALATKGEEHQELIREKLKQNGYKFKQI